One Urocitellus parryii isolate mUroPar1 chromosome 9, mUroPar1.hap1, whole genome shotgun sequence DNA segment encodes these proteins:
- the Kctd7 gene encoding BTB/POZ domain-containing protein KCTD7: MVVVTGREPDSRRPDGAMSSSDAEDDFLEPATPTATQAGHALPLLPQEFPEVVPLNIGGAHFTTRLSTLRRYEDTMLAAMFSGRHYIPTDAEGRYFIDRDGTHFGDVLNFLRSGDLPPRERVRAVHKEAQYYAIGPLLEQLENVQPLKGEKVRQAFLGLMPYYKDHLERIVEIARLRAVQRKARFAKLKVCVFKEEMPITPYECPLLNSLRFERSESDGQLFEHHCEVDVSFGPWEAVADVYDLLHCLVTDLAAQGLTVDHQCIGVCDKHLVNHYYCKRPIYEFKITWW, encoded by the exons ATGGTGGTAGTCACGGGGCGGGAGCCAGACAGCCGTCGCCCTGACGGTGCCATGTCCAGCTCCGACGCCGAGGACGACTTTCTGGAGCCGGCCACGCCGACGGCCACGCAGGCGGGCCACGCGCTGCCGCTGCTGCCACAGGAG TTTCCTGAGGTTGTCCCCCTTAACATTGGAGGGGCTCACTTCACAACACGCCTGTCCACTCTGCGGCGTTACGAGGACACCATGCTGGCTGCCATGTTCAGCGGGCGACATTACATCCCCACAGACGCAGAGGGCCGGTACTTCATCGACCGAGATGGCACACACTTTGG GGACGTGCTGAACTTCCTGCGCTCGGGAGACCTGCCGCCCCGGGAGCGCGTGCGCGCTGTGCACAAGGAGGCCCAGTACTACGCCATCGGGCCGCTGCTGGAGCAGCTGGAGAACGTGCAGCCGCTCAAGGGCGAGAAGGTGCGCCAGGCCTTCCTGGGGCTCATGCCCTACTACAAAG ACCACCTGGAGCGGATCGTGGAGATCGCGCGGCTGCGGGCGGTGCAGCGCAAGGCACGCTTCGCCAAGCTCAAGGTCTGCGTCTTCAAGGAGGAAATGCCCATCACGCCCTACGAGTGTCCACTGCTCAATTCCCTACGCTTCGAGCGGAGTGAAAGTGATGGTCAGCTCTTTGAGCACCACTGTGAGGTGGATGTGTCCTTTGGGCCCTGGGAGGCCGTGGCGGACGTCTACGACCTGCTGCACTGCCTGGTCACGGACCTGGCGGCCCAGGGCCTCACGGTGGACCACCAGTGCATTGGGGTGTGCGACAAGCACCTGGTCAACCACTACTACTGCAAGCGCCCCATCTACGAGTTCAAGATCACCTGGTGGTGA